In Humulus lupulus chromosome 6, drHumLupu1.1, whole genome shotgun sequence, a single genomic region encodes these proteins:
- the LOC133784136 gene encoding histone acetyltransferase GCN5-like isoform X1, with product MECKIDPKLPYIDLSTMIRCQRQAIDEKIRELSNCHIVYPGIDFQKKEAGIPKKPIKVEDIPGLHKGQMRGIILKERP from the exons ATGGAATGCAAAATTGATCCAAAGCTTCCATATATTGACTTGTCAACTATGATTCGCTGCCAGAGACAGGCAATTGATGAAAAGATAAGAGAGCTCTCGAACTGTCACATTGTTTACCCGGGGATTGACTTTCAAAAGAAAGAAGCTGGTATTCCTAAGAAACCTATCAAAGTTGAGGACATTCCTGGTTTGC ACAAAGGTCAGATGCGGGGAATCATACTTAAAGAGAGACCATGA
- the LOC133784136 gene encoding histone acetyltransferase GCN5-like isoform X2, producing MECKIDPKLPYIDLSTMIRCQRQAIDEKIRELSNCHIVYPGIDFQKKEAGIPKKPIKVEDIPGLLFSFSRRSIE from the exons ATGGAATGCAAAATTGATCCAAAGCTTCCATATATTGACTTGTCAACTATGATTCGCTGCCAGAGACAGGCAATTGATGAAAAGATAAGAGAGCTCTCGAACTGTCACATTGTTTACCCGGGGATTGACTTTCAAAAGAAAGAAGCTGGTATTCCTAAGAAACCTATCAAAGTTGAGGACATTCCTGGTTTGC TTTTCTCTTTTTCGAGAAGGTCCATTGAATAG